The Colletotrichum destructivum chromosome 7, complete sequence genome contains the following window.
CGTGTAGGACCGCAACGAGATCCCCAACACGTTCCCCGAGGATTCCGGCACGCGCACCGCCGACTGGgtctccttcttcatcttctggCTCTGCTCGCTGCCAGCCATCTGGTTCCCCGTCCACAAGATCCGCCACCTGTTCACCGTCAAGTCCTACGTCGTCCCctgcgccggcgtcgccttTCTCATCTGGGCCGTcgtccgcgccggcggcgtcggccccATCGTCCGGCAGCCGGCCAAGCTGCAGGGCAGCGCGCTCGCGTGGGAGTTCGTCAAGGGCGTCATGTCGTCCATCGCCAACTTCGCCACGCTCATCGTCAACGACCCGGACTTCTCGCGCTTCGCCGGCAAGCCCCGCGACGCGCTGTGGTCCCAGCTCATCACCATCCCCGTCGGCTTCGCGTTGACGTccttcatcggcatcatggtctcgtcctcgtcgaccgtcaTCTACGGCGAGGAGATCTGGGACCCgctcgacctgctcgagaggttcatcgacgacggcggctcGGCCCAGCGcttcggcgtcttcgtcatcgccgcctccttcgccctcgcccagctcggcaccaacatcgccgccaactccgtctcggccggcaCCGACATGACGGCCCTGCTGCCCCGGTGGATCAGcatccgccgcggcgggtacatctgcgccgccgtcggcctcgccatgTGCCCGTACACCCTGCTCACCTCGTCCAACCAGTTCACCACCTACCTGTCGTCCTACAGCGTGTTCCTCAgctccatcgccggcgtcatgTGCTCCGACTACtacctcgtccgccgcggGTACCTCGAGATCAAGGAGCTGTACGACGCGCGCAAGACGGGGCCCTACTACTTCACCTACGGCTTCCACTG
Protein-coding sequences here:
- a CDS encoding Putative purine-cytosine permease, nucleobase cation symporter-1, NCS1 encodes the protein MDTATTTGRPGQAHSSKWRYWADKLAVESEPGLTSAQLMLTNYDLKPVEPERRQWGPWNFVAFWVADSFNVNTWMISSSMIVSGLSWWQSWLCVWIGYAIAGAFICLTGRIGAVYHIGFPVVNRSSFGIWGSLWPVFNRAAMACIWYGVQAYIGGHCVYLMIRSIWKSWDRNEIPNTFPEDSGTRTADWVSFFIFWLCSLPAIWFPVHKIRHLFTVKSYVVPCAGVAFLIWAVVRAGGVGPIVRQPAKLQGSALAWEFVKGVMSSIANFATLIVNDPDFSRFAGKPRDALWSQLITIPVGFALTSFIGIMVSSSSTVIYGEEIWDPLDLLERFIDDGGSAQRFGVFVIAASFALAQLGTNIAANSVSAGTDMTALLPRWISIRRGGYICAAVGLAMCPYTLLTSSNQFTTYLSSYSVFLSSIAGVMCSDYYLVRRGYLEIKELYDARKTGPYYFTYGFHWRGYVAYIAGILINVVGFAGAIGRDVPVAATYIYNLNFFGGFIVSSSVYWGLCKLSPIPACSDRWMEVGDEIDDVRVAYGADSQDFDEEAVTGYSKGMDDGAKRI